In the Mya arenaria isolate MELC-2E11 chromosome 11, ASM2691426v1 genome, one interval contains:
- the LOC128208711 gene encoding NPC intracellular cholesterol transporter 2-like, with translation MFKFILLVTLVAVAAAEVELVVKDCGSHDAIINSIRVDQCDAEPCIVHKGQDYTIHVNFTATRTVQEAHNVLHGGIGFLQAPFPLHPENACQGSVQCPIVSGQTYEYVQTMTCPSFAPSVSVLARWEVKDEHRQDIFCFTTKLSIRG, from the exons ATGTTTAAGTTCATCCTGTTGGTAACACTCGTGGCGGTTGCGGCTGCAGAGGTGGAACTGGTAGTGAAGGATTGCG GTTCTCATGACGCCATTATCAACTCCATCCGTGTGGACCAATGTGACGCGGAACCATGCATCGTCCATAAAGGCCAGGACTATACCATCCATGTGAACTTCACTGCTA CCCGAACAGTTCAGGAGGCCCACAATGTTTTGCATGGCGGGATTGGGTTCCTGCAGGCGCCTTTCCCTCTCCATCCAGAAAACGCCTGTCAGGGCTCCGTCCAGTGTCCAATTGTAAGCGGACAAACGTATGAATACGTTCAGACCATGACGTGTCCATCTTTTGCTCCAAGCGTAAGT GTTCTTGCCCGCTGGGAGGTCAAGGACGAACACCGTCAGGACATCTTCTGTTTTACCACAAAACTCTCTATACGCGGTTAA